TCTTCAGCTGCTGCTGCTTCTCCTCCTGCTACTGCTACTGCTACTGGAGCTGCTGCTGTTACACCGAAATGCTCTTCTAAAGCAGTTACTAATTCTTTTAATTCTAAAACTGTCATAGCTTCTAAATCAGCTATAAATTGTTCTCTATTGAATGCCATTTATTGTTTCCTCCTTAATTTTTCGAAAATATCTATCTTAATTTTTTATTTTTTATTTTAAATTTGACCAAAATTATTCAGCTGTAGTTTCAGCTTCTTTTTTATCAGCGATTGCCACAGTTGCGTAAGCAAGTTTTCTGATTGGTCCAAGCATTGAGTTAAGTAACATAGAAAGTAATTGATCTCTTGAAGGTAATTTAGCTAGAGCTTCTACCTCAGTTGCTTCAACTCTTTTTCCTGTTAATAATCCACCTTTAATTTTGAATACTTCTTTTTTTGCTTTAGCCTTTTCTTTTGCTAAATCAAAAACTAATTTTGCAGGAGCTACTGGATCTGCATATCCGAAAGCGAATGCTGTAGTCCCTTCTAATAAATCATCAAAAGAATCTTCTACTCCAGCTTCTTTTAATGCTATTTTGAATAATCTATTTTTTGCAACTAGATATTCAGCACCTGCTTCTCTTACTTTTTTTCTTAATTCAGTTTCCTCGTTAACTGTGATTCCTTGATAGTCAACTAATACTACTGATTGAGCTTTTCTTATTTTTTCTGCTAGTTCAGCTACTTGTTCGATTTTTGCTTGAGTTGCCATTCTTTGATTCACCTCCTCTTTTTTCTAAAAATTACCTCCGTGCCAAAGGTTAGGAACGGAGGTTGTAATCAAACTATGAGGCTAGCGAAACCTTATTCCAACCTCGGTAGGATAATTTAAGGTTCACAACCACCTACGGTCTTTGGTTTGGATCTATATTAAATTATTTATCCAACATATTTAGCTACTAATGCAGGGTCCATTTTTATTCCAGGTCCCATTGTTAGTGACACAGCAACAGTTCTTAAGTATTGTCCTTTAGAAGATGCTGGTTTTAATCTTGTGATTTGATCTAAGAAAGCTTTGAAGTTTTCTTCAATTTTCTCAGGTGCGAAATCTGCTTTACCAATTGGTACGTGAATTGATCCTAATTTGTCAACTCTGAATGCTAATTTACCTTTTTTGAACTCAGTTACTGCTTCTGCAATGTTTGGAGTTACAGTTCCTGATTTAGGGTTAGGCATTAATCCTTTAGTTCCTAGAATTTTTCCTAATCTTCCTAATTTAGGCATCATGTCAGGAGTAGCGATTGCTAAGTCGAAATCTAACCATCCTTGTTGAATTTGGTTTATATATTCATCAGCTCCTGCATAATCTGCACCAGCTGCTAAAGCCTTCTCTATGTTAGCTCCTGAAGTTATAGCTAATACTTTTATAGTTTTTCCTGTTCCGTGAGGTAATACAACTGTACCTCTAACTTGTTGATCTGCATGTCTAGGATCTACTCCAAGTCTTAAAGCTACTTCTACAGTTTCTGTAAATTTAGCTGTTCTAGTTTTTAATACTAGATCTAAAGCTTCTTTAACTTCATAAAGCTTTCCAGTTTCTACTAACTTAGCTATTTCTAAGTATTTTTTTCCTCTATGTTTTGCCATGTTTTAATTTCCTCCCTTTGTGGTGATGCGGATGCCTCCTACCACTTAATATAGAGTGGCTCGATTAGCCATCTCCCAAACAAATTAATTAGTCTACTATTTTTATTCCCATTGATCTTGCTGATCCAGCTATTATTCTCATAGCTGCTTCTACTGATCCTGCGTTTAAATCAGGCATTTTTGTTTCAGCAATCTCTCTTAATTTAGCTGTTGTAATTTGTCCAGCAACTTCTTTTTTAGAGTTCTTAGCTGCTGATTGGATTCCTGCTGCTTTCTTTAATAAGTCTGATGCAGGTGGAGTTTTTAATATAAATGTGAAACTTCTGTCATTATAAACAGAGATCTCTACTGGAATTATCCATCCAGCTTTATCTTGAGTTTTTGCATTGAAAGCTTTACAGAATTCCATGATGTTTACTCCGTGAGCTCCTAATGCTGGTCCAACTGGTGGAGCTGGGTTAGCTTTACCTGCTGGTAATTGTAGTTTTATTAATTTAATTACTTCTTTTGCCATTTCTTAAAATTACACCTC
This Candidatus Fusobacterium pullicola DNA region includes the following protein-coding sequences:
- the rplA gene encoding 50S ribosomal protein L1 produces the protein MAKHRGKKYLEIAKLVETGKLYEVKEALDLVLKTRTAKFTETVEVALRLGVDPRHADQQVRGTVVLPHGTGKTIKVLAITSGANIEKALAAGADYAGADEYINQIQQGWLDFDLAIATPDMMPKLGRLGKILGTKGLMPNPKSGTVTPNIAEAVTEFKKGKLAFRVDKLGSIHVPIGKADFAPEKIEENFKAFLDQITRLKPASSKGQYLRTVAVSLTMGPGIKMDPALVAKYVG
- the rplK gene encoding 50S ribosomal protein L11, whose protein sequence is MAKEVIKLIKLQLPAGKANPAPPVGPALGAHGVNIMEFCKAFNAKTQDKAGWIIPVEISVYNDRSFTFILKTPPASDLLKKAAGIQSAAKNSKKEVAGQITTAKLREIAETKMPDLNAGSVEAAMRIIAGSARSMGIKIVD
- the rplJ gene encoding 50S ribosomal protein L10, which gives rise to MATQAKIEQVAELAEKIRKAQSVVLVDYQGITVNEETELRKKVREAGAEYLVAKNRLFKIALKEAGVEDSFDDLLEGTTAFAFGYADPVAPAKLVFDLAKEKAKAKKEVFKIKGGLLTGKRVEATEVEALAKLPSRDQLLSMLLNSMLGPIRKLAYATVAIADKKEAETTAE